Proteins from a genomic interval of Elusimicrobia bacterium HGW-Elusimicrobia-1:
- a CDS encoding DNA-binding protein, translating into MEIFVIRGHKVMLDRELAELYGVDVRHLKRQV; encoded by the coding sequence ATGGAGATATTCGTTATTCGCGGTCACAAAGTGATGCTCGACCGCGAGCTTGCGGAGTTGTACGGTGTCGATGTCAGGCACCTGAAAAGACAGGTGC